A portion of the Streptomyces coeruleoprunus genome contains these proteins:
- the proB gene encoding glutamate 5-kinase: protein MTVARQYVTEARRIVVKVGSSSLTTASGGLDADRVDALVDVLAKVRGRGEKEIVLVSSGAIAAGLAPLGLERRPKDLARQQAAASVGQGLLVARYTASFARYGVRVGQVLLTSDDMSRRAHYRNAYRTLEQLLTMGALPVVNENDTVATDEIRFGDNDRLAALVAHLVRADLLVLLSDVDGLYDGDPSKPGTSRIEEVRGPQDLAGVEIGSAGKAGVGTGGMVTKVEAARIAAAAGIPVVLTSASRAADALAGRDTGTYFHRTGRRSAGRLLWLAHASAPQGSLTLDEGAVRAVVHGRKSLLPAGIAAVEGDFGAGDPVELRDTDGRPVARGLVNFDAKEIPQLLGRSTKDLAKELGPAYEREVVHRDDLVVLHPWNG, encoded by the coding sequence GTGACAGTGGCAAGGCAGTACGTAACGGAAGCCCGCAGGATCGTCGTGAAGGTCGGTTCGTCGTCGCTCACGACAGCGTCGGGCGGTCTCGACGCCGACCGGGTCGACGCGCTCGTCGACGTACTCGCCAAGGTTCGGGGCCGCGGCGAGAAGGAGATCGTCCTCGTCTCCTCGGGCGCCATCGCCGCCGGCCTCGCCCCGCTCGGCCTGGAACGCCGCCCCAAGGACCTCGCCCGCCAGCAGGCCGCCGCCAGCGTCGGCCAGGGCCTCCTCGTCGCCCGCTACACCGCGTCGTTCGCCCGCTACGGGGTGCGCGTCGGCCAGGTGCTGCTCACCAGCGACGACATGAGCCGCCGCGCCCACTACCGCAACGCCTACCGCACCCTCGAACAGCTCCTCACCATGGGCGCCCTCCCGGTCGTCAACGAGAACGACACGGTCGCCACGGACGAGATCCGGTTCGGCGACAACGACCGGCTCGCCGCGCTCGTCGCCCACCTCGTCCGCGCCGACCTGCTGGTCCTCCTGTCCGACGTGGACGGCCTCTACGACGGCGACCCCAGCAAGCCCGGCACCTCCAGGATCGAGGAGGTACGCGGCCCCCAGGACCTGGCGGGCGTCGAGATCGGCTCCGCGGGCAAGGCGGGCGTCGGCACGGGCGGCATGGTCACCAAGGTCGAGGCGGCCAGGATCGCCGCCGCCGCGGGCATCCCCGTCGTCCTCACCTCGGCCAGCCGGGCCGCCGACGCCCTCGCGGGCCGCGACACCGGCACGTACTTCCACCGCACCGGACGGCGGTCCGCCGGCCGGTTGCTGTGGCTGGCCCACGCCTCCGCGCCGCAGGGGTCGCTCACCCTCGACGAAGGGGCCGTACGGGCCGTCGTGCACGGCAGGAAGTCGCTGCTCCCCGCCGGCATCGCCGCCGTCGAGGGCGACTTCGGCGCGGGCGATCCGGTCGAGCTGCGCGACACCGACGGCCGGCCCGTCGCCCGCGGACTGGTCAACTTCGACGCCAAGGAAATCCCCCAGCTTCTGGGGCGTTCCACCAAAGACCTGGCGAAAGAGCTGGGTCCGGCATACGAGAGAGAAGTCGTACACAGGGACGATCTGGTCGTCCTGCACCCCTGGAACGGCTGA